One genomic window of Arvicanthis niloticus isolate mArvNil1 chromosome 24, mArvNil1.pat.X, whole genome shotgun sequence includes the following:
- the Prr36 gene encoding proline-rich protein 36 isoform X1 — MLEEAQGDVRMLYSDWLRTWDTNPVFLIRCGMDKRDRIKSGTAPRMPASRPPGLLTPRPPSGSARPPPPVTTAALRVLEANGAMGRRPLVERAPGVCKAALPQTSKAALPQTGKAALPQPSKATLPQPSKATLPQTTIHGPPARSAGAGPRSPANRSPASGKGERAPLKTSGQSSVSSPGRASSGIARPGPVVQKGLQPLTKEPVVRGKTSETPKRNTLSSGTRRVLSADSLGPTSGAPSPAITRRSRAPATEMGLPQSAPSARQRPLTTEASRKPVTSASEPSATEPSPVIRRRSVAGGSLQKSVSRSLIPSATPQLSPSRSGVSPRGTPRAPVHTSQLKSKGQQALHPTQTTVPRKNRPSVQSLNPASSLVTPASSGASSVQVPEDPLQTTLPPSPPATPPLPASFQLPQAQASSQAMPSQSGHGSPSPPPLSLQNLPSPPATPPLQAPPTCLGTEEASDSPPPRAVMSPSLPPLIQSMPPNQASSVSQPQETLLATPSSPTPLPLATPPPQLLPSPPISPQNLPTPIATPSQLPLSTLTAPPFQANFSVSPPLPQATPSNQTTPPLQDPLFLAISPPVSSSTSTLPPVLAPPSAVVTPPLVFPPSPTLPISQASLLTLQPALASSPQQATPPPLALSPLSTQLSMGSLSLQASPSFLPTPPMQPHALPSPPLQAAPVTYPLPLSSPSASPPLPALLSPPASPPLEGPLSPSASPSSPLATPPPEAPPSLGSPTLSPLATPPPQAPPLTLPPLPASTTSLDTTVSSPQDPPLALPPLQTSPSPLTIPSPQTPPSLALPPLQSPSSPLATATPPLQIPLVVLPTLQTPPSPLTTLPPGAPPGLTSPVVQPPSPPASPPLQAPRRPPTPGPDVPISGPRLTLALAPAPPLPPSRSPSSTLSGPDLAGHSSSATSTPEELRGYDSGPEGCATISPAPDAELAACHPASWSRSSAPPLAVRGTPGVPLQWPPTAGPGSSDGLCTIYEAEGPESVAPTPGSLDVEPEPRPGSGSAKVTAAACAGASSRSPKSARLGELPLGALQASVVQHLLSRTLLLAAAEGAAASSEGGSGGSGGGGVSGGSRAPLSDAELGRWAELLSPLDESRASITSVTSFSPDDVASPQGDWTVVEVETFH; from the exons ATGCTAGAGGAAGCACAGGGAGACGTCAGGATGCTTTATAGTGATTGGCTCAGGACCTGGGATACCAATCCTGTCTTTCTCATTAGGTGCGGTATGGACAAGAGGGATAGGATAAAATCAGGAACTGCCCCGCGGATGCCGGCTTCACGACCCCCTGGCCTTCTGACCCCTAGGCCTCCTTCAGGGTCTGCTCGACCTCCTCCCCCTGTAACCACTGCTGCCCTCCGAGTCTTGGAAGCAAACGGAGCTATGGGGCGAAGGCCTCTGGTGGAGCGAGCCCCAGGCGTCTGCAAAGCGGCTCTTCCACAGACCAGCAAAGCGGCTCTTCCACAGACCGGCAAAGCGGCTCTTCCACAGCCCAGCAAAGCGACTCTCCCACAGCCCAGCAAAGCGACTCTTCCACAGACTACTATTCACGGGCCACCAGCACGCAGTGCTGGGGCAGGTCCTCGAAGCCCAG CCAACAGGTCCCCAGCttctgggaaaggagagagggccCCTCTGAAGACCTCTGGCCAGAGTTCTGTTTCTAGCCCGGGGCGTGCCAGCAGTGGGATCGCCAG ACCAGGCCCCGTTGTCCAGAAGGGACTCCAACCTCTGACTAAGGAACCTGTGGTCAGAGGTAAAACATCAGAGACGCCCAAAAGGAATACTCTGAGCTCTGGAACACGAAGAG TTTTATCTGCAGATTCTTTAGGGCCCACCTCAGGAGCCCCCTCCCCCGCCATCACCCGTCGGTCAAGGGCCCCAGCTACAGAGATGGGACTTCCTCAATCAGCTCCCAGTGCCAGACAGCGTCCTCTAACCACCGAGGCATCCAGGAAACCTGTGACCAGTGCTTCTGAACCCAGTGCCACGGAGCCGAGCCCAGTCATTAGGAGGCGCTCTGTCGCTGGTGGCAGCCTGCAAAAGTCGGTCTCCCGTTCACTGATCCCCAGTGCTACTCCTCAGCTCTCCCCATCCCGCTCCGGGGTCTCACCGCGTGGAACCCCACGGGCTCCTGTGCACACCTCGCAGCTCAAGTCGAAAGGGCAGcaagctctgcacccaacccaGACCACAGTCCCAAGGAAGAACAGGCCCTCTGTACAGAGCCTGAATCCTGCTTCATCTTTAGTCACGCCTGCTTCATCTGGTGCTTCCTCTGTTCAGGTCCCAGAAGATCCCTTGCAGACCACacttcctccctctccacctgCCACCCCGCCTCTACCTGCTTCATTTCAACTACCCCAAGCACAAGCCTCTTCACAGGCAATGCCCTCACAGTCTGGACATGGCTCACCGTCACCTCCCCCACTTTCTCTGCAGAACCTCCCCTCTCCACCAGCCACACCGCCTTTGCAAGCTCCACCCACATGTCTGGGTACTGAAGAGGCCTCTGACTCACCCCCACCAAGAGCTGTAatgtctccatccctccctccccttatACAGAGTATGCCCCCCAACCAGGCTTCTTCAGTATCACAGCCTCAGGAGACTCTCTTGGCCACGCCTTCCTCACCTACTCCTCTACCTCTAGCCACGCCTCCTCCACAACTCCTTCCTTCTCCGCCAATTTCCCCGCAGAATTTGCCCACTCCCATTGCCACACCCTCTCAATTGCCGCTCTCCACTCTAACTGCTCCCCCTTTCCAGGCCAACTTTTCTGTGTCTCCGCCCCTCCCccaggccacaccctctaatcaAACCACCCCACCTTTACAAGACCCTCTGTTTCTGGCCATTTCTCCTCCagtttcttcctctacctccacTTTACCACCTGTGCTTGCCCCTCCCTCTGCCGTGGTCACGCCTCCTCTGGTGTTCCCACCTTCTCCGACTTTGCCCATTTCACAGGCCTCTTTGTTGACCTTGCAGCCCGCACTGGCCTCCTCGCCCCAGCAGGCCACGCCTCCTCCTTTGGCCTTGTCCCCTCTATCCACCCAACTCTCTATGGGCTCACTTTCCTTGCAGGCTTCGCCTTCTTTTTTGCCTACCCCCCCTATGCAGCCACACGCTCTACCCTCGCCTCCTTTGCAGGCAGCTCCTGTTACATACCCTTTGCCTCTTTCCTCACCCTCTGCTTCACCCCCACTGCCcgctcttctctcccctcctgcctcacctcctctGGAGGGCCCTCTTTCTCCCTCAGCCTCACCTTCGTCTCCCTTGGCAACTCCCCCTCCAGAAGCCCCACCTTCACTGGGCTCACCCACTCTTTCACCCCTGGCCACGCCCCCTCCTCAAGCCCCACCTCTGACCTTGCCCCCTCTGCCAGCTTCCACCACCTCCCTGGACACAACCGTAAGTTCTCCACAGGATCCCCCCTTGGCTTTGCCTCCTCTACaaacctctccttctcctctgacaaTACCCTCTCCGCAGACCCCACCTTCTCTAGCCTTGCCCCCTCTGcagtctccctcctccccattGGCCACAGCCACACCCCCCCTACAGATCCCCCTTGTGGTTTTACCTACTTTACAGacccctccttctcccctgacCACTCTCCCTCCGGGGGCCCCTCCTGGCCTGACCTCGCCCGTTGTccagcctccttctcctcctgcctcaccacctcTGCAAGCCCCTCGTCGACCCCCGACCCCCGGTCCAGATGTCCCCATCTCAGGTCCACGGCTGACCCTGGCGCTGGCCCCTGCTCCGCCGCTGCCACCCTCGCGAAGCCCCTCCAGTACGCTGAGCGGCCCGGACCTGGCAGGCCACAGCAGCAGCGCTACGAGTACACCGGAGGAGCTCCGCGGCTACGATAGCGGGCCCGAGGGCTGCGCTACAATCTCCCCGGCCCCGGATGCGGAGCTAGCTGCCTGCCACCCGGCCTCCTGGAGTCGAAGTTCTGCTCCACCGTTAGCAGTGCGCGGCACTCCAG GAGTTCCCCTGCAGTGGCCTCCCACTGCTGGCCCGGGTTCCTCTGATGGCTTGTGCACCATCTACGAAGCCGAAGGACCAGAGTCGGTGGCCCCCACCCCTGGATCCCTAGATGTGGAGCCAGAACCGAGGCCTGGCTCTGGCAGTGCGAAGGTGACTGCTGCAGCCTGTGCAGGAGCATCCTCGAGAAGCCCAAAGTCGGCTCGCCTTGGCGAGCTGCCGCTGGGAGCGCTTCAGGCAAGCGTCGTGCAGCACCTGCTGAGCCGGACACTGCTGCTAGCGGCTGCGGAAGGTGCAGCTGCCAGCAGCGAAGGTGGTTCAGGAGGCTCAGGGGGCGGTGGTGTCTCGGGAGGATCCCGGGCTCCGCTCAGCGATGCTGAATTGGGTCGCTGGGCCGAATTACTGTCTCCCTTGGATGAGTCGCGTGCCAGCATCACTTCAGTCACCAGCTTCTCCCCAGATGATGTGGCCTCCCCACAGGGTGACTGGACTGTGGTGGAAGTGGAGACTTTTCATTGA
- the Prr36 gene encoding proline-rich protein 36 isoform X4, giving the protein MLEEAQGDVRMLYSDWLRTWDTNPVFLIRCGMDKRDRIKSGTAPRMPASRPPGLLTPRPPSGSARPPPPVTTAALRVLEANGAMGRRPLVERAPGVCKAALPQTSKAALPQTGKAALPQPSKATLPQPSKATLPQTTIHGPPARSAGAGPRSPANRSPASGKGERAPLKTSGQSSVSSPGRASSGIARPGPVVQKGLQPLTKEPVVRGKTSETPKRNTLSSGTRRVLSADSLGPTSGAPSPAITRRSRAPATEMGLPQSAPSARQRPLTTEASRKPVTSASEPSATEPSPVIRRRSVAGGSLQKSVSRSLIPSATPQLSPSRSGVSPRGTPRAPVHTSQLKSKGQQALHPTQTTVPRKNRPSVQSLNPASSLVTPASSGASSVQVPEDPLQTTLPPSPPATPPLPASFQLPQAQASSQAMPSQSGHGSPSPPPLSLQNLPSPPATPPLQAPPTCLGTEEASDSPPPRAVMSPSLPPLIQSMPPNQASSVSQPQETLLATPSSPTPLPLATPPPQLLPSPPISPQNLPTPIATPSQLPLSTLTAPPFQANFSVSPPLPQATPSNQTTPPLQDPLFLAISPPVSSSTSTLPPVLAPPSAVVTPPLVFPPSPTLPISQASLLTLQPALASSPQQATPPPLALSPLSTQLSMGSLSLQASPSFLPTPPMQPHALPSPPLQAAPVTYPLPLSSPSASPPLPALLSPPASPPLEGPLSPSASPSSPLATPPPEAPPSLGSPTLSPLATPPPQAPPLTLPPLPASTTSLDTTTPPSPLTTLPPGAPPGLTSPVVQPPSPPASPPLQAPRRPPTPGPDVPISGPRLTLALAPAPPLPPSRSPSSTLSGPDLAGHSSSATSTPEELRGYDSGPEGCATISPAPDAELAACHPASWSRSSAPPLAVRGTPGVPLQWPPTAGPGSSDGLCTIYEAEGPESVAPTPGSLDVEPEPRPGSGSAKVTAAACAGASSRSPKSARLGELPLGALQASVVQHLLSRTLLLAAAEGAAASSEGGSGGSGGGGVSGGSRAPLSDAELGRWAELLSPLDESRASITSVTSFSPDDVASPQGDWTVVEVETFH; this is encoded by the exons ATGCTAGAGGAAGCACAGGGAGACGTCAGGATGCTTTATAGTGATTGGCTCAGGACCTGGGATACCAATCCTGTCTTTCTCATTAGGTGCGGTATGGACAAGAGGGATAGGATAAAATCAGGAACTGCCCCGCGGATGCCGGCTTCACGACCCCCTGGCCTTCTGACCCCTAGGCCTCCTTCAGGGTCTGCTCGACCTCCTCCCCCTGTAACCACTGCTGCCCTCCGAGTCTTGGAAGCAAACGGAGCTATGGGGCGAAGGCCTCTGGTGGAGCGAGCCCCAGGCGTCTGCAAAGCGGCTCTTCCACAGACCAGCAAAGCGGCTCTTCCACAGACCGGCAAAGCGGCTCTTCCACAGCCCAGCAAAGCGACTCTCCCACAGCCCAGCAAAGCGACTCTTCCACAGACTACTATTCACGGGCCACCAGCACGCAGTGCTGGGGCAGGTCCTCGAAGCCCAG CCAACAGGTCCCCAGCttctgggaaaggagagagggccCCTCTGAAGACCTCTGGCCAGAGTTCTGTTTCTAGCCCGGGGCGTGCCAGCAGTGGGATCGCCAG ACCAGGCCCCGTTGTCCAGAAGGGACTCCAACCTCTGACTAAGGAACCTGTGGTCAGAGGTAAAACATCAGAGACGCCCAAAAGGAATACTCTGAGCTCTGGAACACGAAGAG TTTTATCTGCAGATTCTTTAGGGCCCACCTCAGGAGCCCCCTCCCCCGCCATCACCCGTCGGTCAAGGGCCCCAGCTACAGAGATGGGACTTCCTCAATCAGCTCCCAGTGCCAGACAGCGTCCTCTAACCACCGAGGCATCCAGGAAACCTGTGACCAGTGCTTCTGAACCCAGTGCCACGGAGCCGAGCCCAGTCATTAGGAGGCGCTCTGTCGCTGGTGGCAGCCTGCAAAAGTCGGTCTCCCGTTCACTGATCCCCAGTGCTACTCCTCAGCTCTCCCCATCCCGCTCCGGGGTCTCACCGCGTGGAACCCCACGGGCTCCTGTGCACACCTCGCAGCTCAAGTCGAAAGGGCAGcaagctctgcacccaacccaGACCACAGTCCCAAGGAAGAACAGGCCCTCTGTACAGAGCCTGAATCCTGCTTCATCTTTAGTCACGCCTGCTTCATCTGGTGCTTCCTCTGTTCAGGTCCCAGAAGATCCCTTGCAGACCACacttcctccctctccacctgCCACCCCGCCTCTACCTGCTTCATTTCAACTACCCCAAGCACAAGCCTCTTCACAGGCAATGCCCTCACAGTCTGGACATGGCTCACCGTCACCTCCCCCACTTTCTCTGCAGAACCTCCCCTCTCCACCAGCCACACCGCCTTTGCAAGCTCCACCCACATGTCTGGGTACTGAAGAGGCCTCTGACTCACCCCCACCAAGAGCTGTAatgtctccatccctccctccccttatACAGAGTATGCCCCCCAACCAGGCTTCTTCAGTATCACAGCCTCAGGAGACTCTCTTGGCCACGCCTTCCTCACCTACTCCTCTACCTCTAGCCACGCCTCCTCCACAACTCCTTCCTTCTCCGCCAATTTCCCCGCAGAATTTGCCCACTCCCATTGCCACACCCTCTCAATTGCCGCTCTCCACTCTAACTGCTCCCCCTTTCCAGGCCAACTTTTCTGTGTCTCCGCCCCTCCCccaggccacaccctctaatcaAACCACCCCACCTTTACAAGACCCTCTGTTTCTGGCCATTTCTCCTCCagtttcttcctctacctccacTTTACCACCTGTGCTTGCCCCTCCCTCTGCCGTGGTCACGCCTCCTCTGGTGTTCCCACCTTCTCCGACTTTGCCCATTTCACAGGCCTCTTTGTTGACCTTGCAGCCCGCACTGGCCTCCTCGCCCCAGCAGGCCACGCCTCCTCCTTTGGCCTTGTCCCCTCTATCCACCCAACTCTCTATGGGCTCACTTTCCTTGCAGGCTTCGCCTTCTTTTTTGCCTACCCCCCCTATGCAGCCACACGCTCTACCCTCGCCTCCTTTGCAGGCAGCTCCTGTTACATACCCTTTGCCTCTTTCCTCACCCTCTGCTTCACCCCCACTGCCcgctcttctctcccctcctgcctcacctcctctGGAGGGCCCTCTTTCTCCCTCAGCCTCACCTTCGTCTCCCTTGGCAACTCCCCCTCCAGAAGCCCCACCTTCACTGGGCTCACCCACTCTTTCACCCCTGGCCACGCCCCCTCCTCAAGCCCCACCTCTGACCTTGCCCCCTCTGCCAGCTTCCACCACCTCCCTGGACACAACC acccctccttctcccctgacCACTCTCCCTCCGGGGGCCCCTCCTGGCCTGACCTCGCCCGTTGTccagcctccttctcctcctgcctcaccacctcTGCAAGCCCCTCGTCGACCCCCGACCCCCGGTCCAGATGTCCCCATCTCAGGTCCACGGCTGACCCTGGCGCTGGCCCCTGCTCCGCCGCTGCCACCCTCGCGAAGCCCCTCCAGTACGCTGAGCGGCCCGGACCTGGCAGGCCACAGCAGCAGCGCTACGAGTACACCGGAGGAGCTCCGCGGCTACGATAGCGGGCCCGAGGGCTGCGCTACAATCTCCCCGGCCCCGGATGCGGAGCTAGCTGCCTGCCACCCGGCCTCCTGGAGTCGAAGTTCTGCTCCACCGTTAGCAGTGCGCGGCACTCCAG GAGTTCCCCTGCAGTGGCCTCCCACTGCTGGCCCGGGTTCCTCTGATGGCTTGTGCACCATCTACGAAGCCGAAGGACCAGAGTCGGTGGCCCCCACCCCTGGATCCCTAGATGTGGAGCCAGAACCGAGGCCTGGCTCTGGCAGTGCGAAGGTGACTGCTGCAGCCTGTGCAGGAGCATCCTCGAGAAGCCCAAAGTCGGCTCGCCTTGGCGAGCTGCCGCTGGGAGCGCTTCAGGCAAGCGTCGTGCAGCACCTGCTGAGCCGGACACTGCTGCTAGCGGCTGCGGAAGGTGCAGCTGCCAGCAGCGAAGGTGGTTCAGGAGGCTCAGGGGGCGGTGGTGTCTCGGGAGGATCCCGGGCTCCGCTCAGCGATGCTGAATTGGGTCGCTGGGCCGAATTACTGTCTCCCTTGGATGAGTCGCGTGCCAGCATCACTTCAGTCACCAGCTTCTCCCCAGATGATGTGGCCTCCCCACAGGGTGACTGGACTGTGGTGGAAGTGGAGACTTTTCATTGA
- the Prr36 gene encoding proline-rich protein 36 isoform X2: MLEEAQGDVRMLYSDWLRTWDTNPVFLIRCGMDKRDRIKSGTAPRMPASRPPGLLTPRPPSGSARPPPPVTTAALRVLEANGAMGRRPLVERAPGVCKAALPQTSKAALPQTGKAALPQPSKATLPQPSKATLPQTTIHGPPARSAGAGPRSPANRSPASGKGERAPLKTSGQSSVSSPGRASSGIARPGPVVQKGLQPLTKEPVVRGKTSETPKRNTLSSGTRRDSLGPTSGAPSPAITRRSRAPATEMGLPQSAPSARQRPLTTEASRKPVTSASEPSATEPSPVIRRRSVAGGSLQKSVSRSLIPSATPQLSPSRSGVSPRGTPRAPVHTSQLKSKGQQALHPTQTTVPRKNRPSVQSLNPASSLVTPASSGASSVQVPEDPLQTTLPPSPPATPPLPASFQLPQAQASSQAMPSQSGHGSPSPPPLSLQNLPSPPATPPLQAPPTCLGTEEASDSPPPRAVMSPSLPPLIQSMPPNQASSVSQPQETLLATPSSPTPLPLATPPPQLLPSPPISPQNLPTPIATPSQLPLSTLTAPPFQANFSVSPPLPQATPSNQTTPPLQDPLFLAISPPVSSSTSTLPPVLAPPSAVVTPPLVFPPSPTLPISQASLLTLQPALASSPQQATPPPLALSPLSTQLSMGSLSLQASPSFLPTPPMQPHALPSPPLQAAPVTYPLPLSSPSASPPLPALLSPPASPPLEGPLSPSASPSSPLATPPPEAPPSLGSPTLSPLATPPPQAPPLTLPPLPASTTSLDTTVSSPQDPPLALPPLQTSPSPLTIPSPQTPPSLALPPLQSPSSPLATATPPLQIPLVVLPTLQTPPSPLTTLPPGAPPGLTSPVVQPPSPPASPPLQAPRRPPTPGPDVPISGPRLTLALAPAPPLPPSRSPSSTLSGPDLAGHSSSATSTPEELRGYDSGPEGCATISPAPDAELAACHPASWSRSSAPPLAVRGTPGVPLQWPPTAGPGSSDGLCTIYEAEGPESVAPTPGSLDVEPEPRPGSGSAKVTAAACAGASSRSPKSARLGELPLGALQASVVQHLLSRTLLLAAAEGAAASSEGGSGGSGGGGVSGGSRAPLSDAELGRWAELLSPLDESRASITSVTSFSPDDVASPQGDWTVVEVETFH; encoded by the exons ATGCTAGAGGAAGCACAGGGAGACGTCAGGATGCTTTATAGTGATTGGCTCAGGACCTGGGATACCAATCCTGTCTTTCTCATTAGGTGCGGTATGGACAAGAGGGATAGGATAAAATCAGGAACTGCCCCGCGGATGCCGGCTTCACGACCCCCTGGCCTTCTGACCCCTAGGCCTCCTTCAGGGTCTGCTCGACCTCCTCCCCCTGTAACCACTGCTGCCCTCCGAGTCTTGGAAGCAAACGGAGCTATGGGGCGAAGGCCTCTGGTGGAGCGAGCCCCAGGCGTCTGCAAAGCGGCTCTTCCACAGACCAGCAAAGCGGCTCTTCCACAGACCGGCAAAGCGGCTCTTCCACAGCCCAGCAAAGCGACTCTCCCACAGCCCAGCAAAGCGACTCTTCCACAGACTACTATTCACGGGCCACCAGCACGCAGTGCTGGGGCAGGTCCTCGAAGCCCAG CCAACAGGTCCCCAGCttctgggaaaggagagagggccCCTCTGAAGACCTCTGGCCAGAGTTCTGTTTCTAGCCCGGGGCGTGCCAGCAGTGGGATCGCCAG ACCAGGCCCCGTTGTCCAGAAGGGACTCCAACCTCTGACTAAGGAACCTGTGGTCAGAGGTAAAACATCAGAGACGCCCAAAAGGAATACTCTGAGCTCTGGAACACGAAGAG ATTCTTTAGGGCCCACCTCAGGAGCCCCCTCCCCCGCCATCACCCGTCGGTCAAGGGCCCCAGCTACAGAGATGGGACTTCCTCAATCAGCTCCCAGTGCCAGACAGCGTCCTCTAACCACCGAGGCATCCAGGAAACCTGTGACCAGTGCTTCTGAACCCAGTGCCACGGAGCCGAGCCCAGTCATTAGGAGGCGCTCTGTCGCTGGTGGCAGCCTGCAAAAGTCGGTCTCCCGTTCACTGATCCCCAGTGCTACTCCTCAGCTCTCCCCATCCCGCTCCGGGGTCTCACCGCGTGGAACCCCACGGGCTCCTGTGCACACCTCGCAGCTCAAGTCGAAAGGGCAGcaagctctgcacccaacccaGACCACAGTCCCAAGGAAGAACAGGCCCTCTGTACAGAGCCTGAATCCTGCTTCATCTTTAGTCACGCCTGCTTCATCTGGTGCTTCCTCTGTTCAGGTCCCAGAAGATCCCTTGCAGACCACacttcctccctctccacctgCCACCCCGCCTCTACCTGCTTCATTTCAACTACCCCAAGCACAAGCCTCTTCACAGGCAATGCCCTCACAGTCTGGACATGGCTCACCGTCACCTCCCCCACTTTCTCTGCAGAACCTCCCCTCTCCACCAGCCACACCGCCTTTGCAAGCTCCACCCACATGTCTGGGTACTGAAGAGGCCTCTGACTCACCCCCACCAAGAGCTGTAatgtctccatccctccctccccttatACAGAGTATGCCCCCCAACCAGGCTTCTTCAGTATCACAGCCTCAGGAGACTCTCTTGGCCACGCCTTCCTCACCTACTCCTCTACCTCTAGCCACGCCTCCTCCACAACTCCTTCCTTCTCCGCCAATTTCCCCGCAGAATTTGCCCACTCCCATTGCCACACCCTCTCAATTGCCGCTCTCCACTCTAACTGCTCCCCCTTTCCAGGCCAACTTTTCTGTGTCTCCGCCCCTCCCccaggccacaccctctaatcaAACCACCCCACCTTTACAAGACCCTCTGTTTCTGGCCATTTCTCCTCCagtttcttcctctacctccacTTTACCACCTGTGCTTGCCCCTCCCTCTGCCGTGGTCACGCCTCCTCTGGTGTTCCCACCTTCTCCGACTTTGCCCATTTCACAGGCCTCTTTGTTGACCTTGCAGCCCGCACTGGCCTCCTCGCCCCAGCAGGCCACGCCTCCTCCTTTGGCCTTGTCCCCTCTATCCACCCAACTCTCTATGGGCTCACTTTCCTTGCAGGCTTCGCCTTCTTTTTTGCCTACCCCCCCTATGCAGCCACACGCTCTACCCTCGCCTCCTTTGCAGGCAGCTCCTGTTACATACCCTTTGCCTCTTTCCTCACCCTCTGCTTCACCCCCACTGCCcgctcttctctcccctcctgcctcacctcctctGGAGGGCCCTCTTTCTCCCTCAGCCTCACCTTCGTCTCCCTTGGCAACTCCCCCTCCAGAAGCCCCACCTTCACTGGGCTCACCCACTCTTTCACCCCTGGCCACGCCCCCTCCTCAAGCCCCACCTCTGACCTTGCCCCCTCTGCCAGCTTCCACCACCTCCCTGGACACAACCGTAAGTTCTCCACAGGATCCCCCCTTGGCTTTGCCTCCTCTACaaacctctccttctcctctgacaaTACCCTCTCCGCAGACCCCACCTTCTCTAGCCTTGCCCCCTCTGcagtctccctcctccccattGGCCACAGCCACACCCCCCCTACAGATCCCCCTTGTGGTTTTACCTACTTTACAGacccctccttctcccctgacCACTCTCCCTCCGGGGGCCCCTCCTGGCCTGACCTCGCCCGTTGTccagcctccttctcctcctgcctcaccacctcTGCAAGCCCCTCGTCGACCCCCGACCCCCGGTCCAGATGTCCCCATCTCAGGTCCACGGCTGACCCTGGCGCTGGCCCCTGCTCCGCCGCTGCCACCCTCGCGAAGCCCCTCCAGTACGCTGAGCGGCCCGGACCTGGCAGGCCACAGCAGCAGCGCTACGAGTACACCGGAGGAGCTCCGCGGCTACGATAGCGGGCCCGAGGGCTGCGCTACAATCTCCCCGGCCCCGGATGCGGAGCTAGCTGCCTGCCACCCGGCCTCCTGGAGTCGAAGTTCTGCTCCACCGTTAGCAGTGCGCGGCACTCCAG GAGTTCCCCTGCAGTGGCCTCCCACTGCTGGCCCGGGTTCCTCTGATGGCTTGTGCACCATCTACGAAGCCGAAGGACCAGAGTCGGTGGCCCCCACCCCTGGATCCCTAGATGTGGAGCCAGAACCGAGGCCTGGCTCTGGCAGTGCGAAGGTGACTGCTGCAGCCTGTGCAGGAGCATCCTCGAGAAGCCCAAAGTCGGCTCGCCTTGGCGAGCTGCCGCTGGGAGCGCTTCAGGCAAGCGTCGTGCAGCACCTGCTGAGCCGGACACTGCTGCTAGCGGCTGCGGAAGGTGCAGCTGCCAGCAGCGAAGGTGGTTCAGGAGGCTCAGGGGGCGGTGGTGTCTCGGGAGGATCCCGGGCTCCGCTCAGCGATGCTGAATTGGGTCGCTGGGCCGAATTACTGTCTCCCTTGGATGAGTCGCGTGCCAGCATCACTTCAGTCACCAGCTTCTCCCCAGATGATGTGGCCTCCCCACAGGGTGACTGGACTGTGGTGGAAGTGGAGACTTTTCATTGA